The Methanomethylovorans hollandica DSM 15978 genome includes a region encoding these proteins:
- a CDS encoding calcium/sodium antiporter, with amino-acid sequence MFNMIAITVLLFILSLLMITKGADWFVESAVSISEKSGIPKVIVGATIVSFATTSPEFAVSATAALLGHTDMTVGNAVGSVTCNIGLILGSVLAVKAASVDVESFIRKGFFMALAGITLIVVSLDQHISKTDGIILLIIFVGFLYYNYKLQRAIFDGPEKVERTPLREMQKDIAYFLIGAILVVIGSRIMVNSGIELARIVGIPEMIISLTLVAFGTSLPEFITAISSTMKGHQDLSIGNIIGANTMDITLILGVCAQITSLEILDQSLSYDFPAMLAFVFLLLIFGVTKKRLERWEGASMVLLYGLYVAGLMRWYA; translated from the coding sequence ATGTTCAACATGATCGCTATTACAGTATTGCTCTTCATACTCAGCTTGCTTATGATAACCAAGGGAGCTGACTGGTTCGTGGAATCAGCTGTTTCCATTTCTGAAAAAAGCGGCATACCAAAAGTGATAGTCGGAGCAACTATTGTGAGTTTTGCCACAACCTCGCCCGAGTTTGCTGTTTCTGCAACAGCAGCGCTGCTTGGTCATACTGATATGACAGTTGGAAATGCTGTTGGTTCGGTGACGTGTAACATTGGTCTGATCCTGGGATCCGTCCTAGCGGTGAAGGCTGCTTCAGTAGATGTTGAAAGCTTTATACGTAAAGGCTTTTTCATGGCACTTGCAGGCATAACCCTTATTGTGGTCAGCCTGGACCAGCATATTTCAAAGACAGATGGGATCATATTACTGATAATTTTTGTTGGGTTCCTTTATTACAATTACAAGTTGCAGCGTGCCATTTTTGATGGACCTGAAAAAGTGGAAAGGACACCCCTTAGAGAGATGCAAAAGGATATTGCGTATTTTCTTATAGGAGCTATCCTGGTTGTTATCGGAAGCAGGATAATGGTGAATTCGGGAATCGAACTTGCCCGCATAGTGGGGATCCCTGAAATGATCATCAGTCTGACCCTGGTGGCTTTTGGCACATCTTTGCCGGAGTTCATAACCGCTATATCTTCCACCATGAAAGGACATCAGGATCTGTCCATTGGCAATATAATCGGAGCTAATACCATGGACATCACTTTGATACTGGGTGTGTGCGCTCAGATAACCAGTCTTGAAATCCTGGACCAATCACTAAGCTACGATTTCCCGGCTATGCTGGCATTCGTATTCCTGCTACTCATATTCGGTGTGACAAAAAAACGCCTTGAACGCTGGGAGGGAGCTTCCATGGTGCTGCTGTATGGCCTGTACGTTGCCGGATTGATGAGATGGTATGCGTAA
- a CDS encoding permease, whose translation MNKHIKNYVWVILFVIFSIVSYLLGFKPGQVIDSNFTEFFIEMISFIPFLFIIIGLFDVWFPKEVLEKHIGRESGAKGIFLVILLAMLQAGPLYGAFPVAYILHKKGASVRNIFIYLGAFSSLKLPMLGIEVGYLGIKFSILRTLISLPLFILVGYLMEYLIGSSFEVKDGKA comes from the coding sequence GTGAATAAACACATAAAGAATTATGTGTGGGTAATCCTGTTTGTTATCTTTTCCATAGTCTCATATCTCCTAGGATTCAAACCTGGCCAGGTCATAGATTCAAATTTTACAGAGTTCTTTATAGAGATGATCTCATTCATTCCTTTCCTTTTCATTATAATCGGACTCTTTGATGTTTGGTTTCCGAAAGAAGTGCTTGAAAAACACATAGGCAGGGAATCCGGAGCAAAAGGTATTTTTTTAGTAATTTTACTGGCAATGCTGCAGGCAGGTCCGCTTTACGGAGCCTTTCCTGTTGCATATATCTTACATAAGAAAGGTGCATCTGTCAGGAACATCTTCATTTATCTTGGGGCCTTCTCATCACTGAAGCTTCCCATGCTGGGAATCGAGGTCGGATACCTTGGTATCAAATTCAGTATTTTAAGAACATTAATTTCATTACCCTTATTCATTCTTGTGGGGTATCTAATGGAATATCTCATTGGAAGCAGTTTTGAAGTAAAAGATGGAAAGGCATAA
- a CDS encoding damage-control phosphatase ARMT1 family protein: protein MKVDPQCSYCLLSRVHYESELSTDDEILIGRIMQECIRVLNDTYAPGVPAASVSTSMHQRAYELLNDSDPYRDMKEVCNRTAENVFPIAMSMVYDGDPSDNELFRRAVLAAVIGNFFDFGVMGLEVPISLFDETFRQHFIRGLNIDDTSRMFDMLDNVVYIADNCGEILLDTLVFDIIKKLGGHVTLVVRGKPILTDVTMKDIIELGIDEKVDRVLTTGSGSIGVDMSQAPQELLDAFRDASLIISKGMANYETLTEHEMGPIAYLLKAKCKPVARHIGVDVGHSVARLCE from the coding sequence ATGAAAGTCGATCCACAATGCTCATACTGTCTGCTTTCAAGGGTCCACTATGAATCAGAACTGTCCACTGACGATGAAATACTTATAGGCAGGATCATGCAGGAATGCATCCGGGTACTTAATGATACGTATGCCCCAGGTGTCCCGGCAGCTTCAGTATCCACTTCTATGCATCAGAGGGCCTATGAGCTGCTCAATGACAGCGATCCTTACAGAGATATGAAAGAAGTCTGCAACAGGACCGCTGAAAATGTTTTTCCCATTGCAATGTCTATGGTCTATGATGGTGATCCTTCGGACAATGAACTGTTCAGGCGGGCTGTACTTGCAGCTGTGATCGGTAACTTCTTTGATTTCGGAGTAATGGGGCTTGAAGTTCCCATCAGTTTGTTCGATGAGACCTTCAGGCAGCATTTTATAAGGGGACTGAATATAGATGATACATCCAGAATGTTTGATATGCTGGATAATGTAGTATATATAGCAGACAATTGTGGCGAGATATTGCTTGATACTCTGGTATTCGATATTATTAAAAAATTGGGGGGTCATGTAACTCTGGTGGTAAGGGGAAAACCTATACTTACTGATGTTACAATGAAGGATATAATAGAGCTGGGGATCGATGAAAAGGTTGACAGGGTCCTTACCACAGGTTCCGGTTCAATAGGAGTGGACATGTCACAAGCGCCCCAGGAACTTCTGGATGCTTTCAGGGATGCATCTTTAATAATCAGCAAAGGAATGGCAAACTATGAAACTCTCACAGAACATGAAATGGGGCCCATAGCATATCTGCTTAAGGCCAAGTGCAAACCTGTGGCAAGACACATAGGCGTGGATGTGGGCCATTCTGTGGCAAGACTGTGTGAATAA
- a CDS encoding MORN repeat protein has translation MNLKWLIVAILLIAVAASGCGDKDTETYETEDGQKVQVTTGDEDGWCPVGTSWKTSNPTTGEEVSMVYTGTKEIDGISMCVMEYKSTNPDDEVARVEYIFSEDSETFSWKSYYENGTIQSEMTMKDGKMTMVDENGQITEYESNQ, from the coding sequence ATGAATCTAAAATGGCTGATCGTTGCAATACTGTTGATAGCTGTGGCCGCTTCCGGCTGTGGCGATAAAGATACCGAGACCTATGAAACAGAAGACGGACAAAAAGTCCAGGTAACAACAGGGGATGAAGATGGCTGGTGTCCCGTGGGTACTTCATGGAAAACATCTAACCCCACAACAGGAGAGGAAGTTTCCATGGTCTATACCGGCACCAAGGAGATAGATGGCATAAGTATGTGTGTAATGGAGTATAAATCCACCAATCCTGATGATGAGGTTGCCAGAGTAGAATACATATTCTCAGAAGATAGCGAAACATTCAGCTGGAAAAGCTACTATGAGAATGGCACTATTCAGAGCGAAATGACCATGAAAGATGGTAAAATGACCATGGTCGACGAAAACGGTCAGATCACTGAGTACGAATCTAACCAGTGA
- a CDS encoding CooT family nickel-binding protein, with amino-acid sequence MCELNVILLKDSTRQMVMESVTKVMVEGDSIELTGILGDRTNLKGFIRSIDFSKGEIVILSK; translated from the coding sequence ATGTGCGAATTGAATGTAATACTTCTAAAGGATAGTACCCGGCAGATGGTTATGGAATCCGTCACAAAGGTGATGGTGGAAGGAGATTCCATAGAACTGACAGGTATACTTGGAGACAGGACAAACTTAAAGGGTTTTATCAGATCGATAGACTTCTCAAAAGGGGAAATCGTTATACTTAGTAAATAA
- a CDS encoding aromatic aminobenezylarsenical efflux permease ArsG family transporter translates to MTLLEFMQSMGSSDIPLVAAFFIGLMTAISPCPLTTNITAIAYISKRIDQGSHTLAVGLVYTLGRMVAYVLVASLILWIGLSSQNLAQLLQQYGEILLGPFLILLGVLMLTADRLQFSKGCGMISGLVQKYADKGYLGGFLLGFVFALSFCPFSAVLFFGMLIPVAMAAGDAIIIPSVFAIATALPVLFFSMLLAYSVSRVGAFVNKLQIVEKIMRKVVALIFIVVGLYYSRIFIP, encoded by the coding sequence ATGACTCTCCTCGAATTCATGCAGTCTATGGGTTCCAGTGATATTCCACTGGTTGCCGCATTTTTCATTGGTCTTATGACTGCAATAAGTCCCTGTCCTCTTACAACGAACATTACAGCTATAGCGTATATCTCCAAAAGGATCGATCAGGGCAGTCATACGCTGGCTGTTGGCTTAGTCTACACATTAGGGCGAATGGTCGCATACGTGCTGGTAGCATCATTGATCCTTTGGATCGGCCTGAGCAGCCAGAATCTTGCTCAATTGTTGCAGCAATATGGAGAGATTTTACTGGGACCATTCCTTATTCTCCTTGGAGTTCTCATGCTAACAGCCGACAGGCTCCAGTTTTCCAAAGGATGCGGTATGATCAGTGGTCTGGTTCAAAAATACGCAGATAAAGGTTATCTGGGTGGATTCCTATTGGGCTTTGTTTTCGCTCTCTCGTTCTGTCCTTTCAGTGCAGTGCTGTTCTTTGGAATGCTTATACCCGTAGCAATGGCAGCAGGTGATGCGATCATCATACCCTCGGTCTTTGCCATAGCAACAGCTTTGCCGGTGTTGTTCTTCTCAATGCTGCTGGCATACTCTGTTTCCAGAGTAGGGGCATTCGTAAATAAGCTTCAGATTGTTGAAAAGATTATGAGAAAAGTAGTAGCATTGATCTTCATAGTTGTAGGCTTGTACTATTCAAGGATCTTTATTCCTTAA
- a CDS encoding type II glyceraldehyde-3-phosphate dehydrogenase: MSKVKVAINGYGTIGKRVADAVQMQKDMEIVGISKTKPNFEAFVALDKGYQVYAPADKLKGMETGGVDASGTIEDMIQTADIVVDCTPGGFGDENKALYTKAGVKAIWQGGEEHELAGCSFNADANYEEALGRDFVRVVSCNTTGLCRVIYPLDQEFGIKKVRVTLMRRAADPNDVKKGPINAIVPSPIKLPSHHGPDVKSVIPHINITSTAVVLSTTLMHLHSLNIEMDKQCTAEEVADLLAAQSRIRFIGQGITSTAEIMELGKDLGRPRGDMWENCIWEQSVTIDEGELYFFQGIHQESDVIPENVDAIRAMMELESNGARSIEKTNKAMGI, translated from the coding sequence ATGTCAAAAGTAAAAGTTGCTATAAATGGCTATGGAACAATAGGCAAACGTGTTGCAGACGCTGTGCAAATGCAGAAGGACATGGAAATCGTAGGCATCTCCAAGACAAAGCCCAACTTCGAGGCTTTTGTGGCTCTGGATAAAGGCTATCAGGTATATGCCCCTGCAGACAAGTTAAAAGGTATGGAAACAGGCGGTGTAGACGCTTCCGGAACCATTGAGGACATGATACAGACTGCAGACATAGTTGTTGACTGCACCCCCGGGGGATTTGGTGACGAGAACAAGGCACTGTATACAAAAGCGGGTGTTAAGGCCATCTGGCAGGGAGGAGAGGAGCACGAGCTTGCAGGTTGCTCTTTCAACGCTGATGCCAATTATGAGGAAGCCCTGGGTAGGGATTTTGTAAGGGTTGTCTCCTGTAATACTACAGGACTGTGCAGGGTGATCTATCCGCTGGATCAGGAGTTTGGAATAAAGAAGGTCCGTGTGACACTTATGCGCAGAGCCGCCGATCCCAACGATGTCAAGAAAGGGCCAATAAATGCTATTGTTCCAAGTCCTATCAAACTGCCCTCACACCACGGACCTGATGTGAAATCTGTCATTCCTCACATCAATATCACCTCTACGGCTGTGGTACTGTCTACCACCCTTATGCACCTGCACAGCCTGAACATAGAAATGGACAAGCAGTGCACTGCAGAAGAAGTGGCAGATCTGCTGGCTGCCCAATCTCGTATAAGGTTCATTGGTCAGGGAATTACCTCCACCGCCGAAATAATGGAGCTTGGAAAAGACCTGGGACGCCCACGCGGGGACATGTGGGAGAACTGCATATGGGAGCAGTCCGTCACAATAGACGAAGGAGAGCTGTACTTCTTCCAGGGCATCCACCAGGAATCAGATGTGATCCCTGAGAACGTGGATGCTATCCGGGCAATGATGGAACTTGAGAGCAATGGTGCAAGGTCCATAGAGAAGACAAATAAGGCAATGGGTATCTGA
- a CDS encoding VIT1/CCC1 transporter family protein: protein MKLKIEHGRYIILGSIDGILAVLGVVIGTSHVASDPSIIINAAFGGAVALALTNGVGSYLAESAVEYGKLAELEKPLLRSLACTAIEKQTKQKIWSDSFFHGGASFLGSMVPITPFLLLDEHMLTVSIILSIAVLSILGMYSGKLAKQSLIKHSARMVGLGIIIVIAVTSLGLEH from the coding sequence ATGAAACTTAAGATCGAACATGGAAGATATATCATACTGGGCAGTATCGATGGGATACTGGCAGTTTTGGGTGTAGTTATAGGAACCTCTCATGTTGCCAGTGACCCTTCCATAATAATCAATGCTGCTTTTGGAGGGGCTGTGGCACTTGCTCTTACCAACGGTGTGGGATCATACCTTGCCGAAAGTGCTGTAGAGTATGGAAAACTTGCAGAACTTGAAAAACCCCTTCTTCGAAGTCTGGCCTGCACTGCTATTGAAAAGCAGACCAAGCAGAAGATATGGAGCGATTCGTTCTTTCACGGCGGTGCCAGTTTCCTGGGATCAATGGTCCCTATAACGCCGTTTTTACTTTTAGATGAACATATGCTTACGGTTTCTATAATTCTGAGCATTGCCGTGCTTTCTATCCTCGGAATGTACTCCGGAAAACTTGCAAAGCAAAGTCTCATCAAACATTCTGCCCGCATGGTGGGTCTTGGAATAATTATTGTTATTGCCGTAACGTCTCTTGGACTTGAACACTAA
- a CDS encoding bifunctional fructose-bisphosphatase/inositol-phosphate phosphatase gives MQVDRELLELCERVSAASYKAIKDLVGTPEAYTTLYIGADGTPTKLIDDVSESAIIRELEKDSCSLRIISEECGERIVGCNPEIALIMDPLDGTHNAAMGIPFYSISIAIANPSLSRVSFGYVKDFATGDVYCAQLGKGAYLNGHRIYTSARSDLMDFCVSVYGYHPHVTETTSLCQAVRRIRILGCVSLELCYVACGKLDAFVDVRGSLRLTDVAAGTLILEEAGGIVSDEKGSKLLLQDNVLNRVYMVATNGRSHQQILDITRR, from the coding sequence ATGCAGGTAGATAGAGAGCTGTTGGAACTCTGCGAAAGGGTTTCTGCAGCCTCATACAAAGCCATCAAGGATCTTGTGGGGACGCCCGAAGCATATACTACCCTGTACATTGGTGCCGATGGTACTCCCACAAAACTCATTGATGACGTATCTGAAAGCGCAATTATCCGGGAATTAGAAAAAGATAGTTGCTCGTTACGCATAATTAGTGAGGAGTGTGGAGAAAGGATTGTCGGTTGCAATCCAGAAATTGCTCTGATCATGGACCCCCTTGATGGAACTCATAATGCTGCAATGGGAATCCCTTTCTACAGTATTTCCATAGCTATTGCCAATCCCTCTCTTTCCAGGGTCAGTTTTGGGTATGTTAAAGACTTTGCTACAGGTGATGTGTACTGTGCGCAGCTCGGCAAAGGGGCGTATCTGAACGGACACAGGATATATACATCAGCTAGATCGGACCTTATGGACTTCTGTGTCAGTGTATATGGTTATCATCCTCATGTGACCGAGACGACCAGTCTTTGTCAGGCAGTGCGCAGGATCCGCATCCTTGGCTGTGTTTCCCTTGAACTGTGCTATGTTGCTTGCGGAAAACTGGATGCGTTCGTGGATGTGCGAGGCTCTTTGCGTCTTACGGATGTTGCTGCCGGGACACTCATACTGGAGGAGGCAGGAGGTATCGTCAGTGATGAAAAAGGAAGCAAGCTGCTGCTTCAGGATAATGTTTTGAACCGTGTATATATGGTGGCCACGAATGGCAGGTCGCATCAGCAAATCCTTGATATTACCAGGAGATAA